One window from the genome of Pseudoalteromonas sp. '520P1 No. 423' encodes:
- a CDS encoding TonB-dependent siderophore receptor, which translates to MKYSYLSILVLLFTSNELHANGAEANIYNIDKLQSLSLNELLNLEVVSASRKSQKILDAPANITVVSANTIEQRGYENLVEVLKDVPGFDFATGESNAGEYTTHSINRGIGGSPGNVQLLILVDGIVQNHIAFNWSQPWDNQQIFVDLKRIEIIQGPGSATYGANAYSGIIHFITAQSDNEIGDQFLSTMGENNARSNSFIVDHQFSELYLQASGRLYETDGDSGLDRADPAGYFSSLPWPTHITYNYDEQGNFIRESPNPFAGTNQQLGYNNQSKEWALRGKAIWRPKQTVKNGFTQFTLGMSLWDQKQGLGNYITGFEYQTRASSYKKHHSAQSFNIDADYNINSNISLINKLWYRQNKQLPDTGFQYSYRFVDLVKSYHSVSSQTGFEQQLEWQINPKQNLLFGYRLQSSDKMEQVVSLGAYQDINNQGTHSSWLQALMGNSLNQYEYAQVNKVDEKAIYIQYQNTLTTNIDYTLGLRHGISDEHDSTTNPRIALTYNADEYIEKADWRIKFLYGEAFREPSIFELNDEFRGNHDLQPEKIKTYEIVSQLASNSDDFDASLKASVFFSQQTDIITLKIDNSDSGSGYMNRDHTDTYGFSLDSQWRPSHSLSLYLNYQYTDGKHACHNNPLAHIAKNKINWGLNYLTLNDKLNINLRFNHALDRQAPEINSYFTKNVPNYHVANLLVSYKNFNIGELTLTPSIEIKNLFDEKYLGVGRQDGSSDISRYDPLNNANPLGFIPPYHPQPGRVIEAKIRVKF; encoded by the coding sequence ATGAAATACTCGTACTTATCCATATTAGTTTTATTATTTACCTCCAATGAACTTCATGCGAATGGGGCTGAAGCTAATATTTACAATATAGATAAATTACAATCGTTATCATTAAATGAGTTACTTAACTTAGAAGTGGTCAGTGCCAGTCGGAAAAGTCAAAAAATACTTGATGCACCAGCCAATATCACTGTAGTTTCAGCTAATACCATTGAACAGCGCGGTTACGAAAATTTAGTTGAAGTATTAAAAGATGTACCTGGTTTTGATTTTGCGACAGGAGAATCAAATGCGGGTGAATATACAACACATAGCATCAACCGTGGTATTGGCGGATCTCCTGGTAATGTGCAATTGCTCATTTTAGTTGATGGTATTGTACAAAATCATATTGCATTTAATTGGTCCCAGCCTTGGGATAATCAACAAATTTTTGTCGATTTAAAACGAATAGAAATTATTCAAGGCCCAGGCTCTGCAACATATGGTGCCAATGCTTATTCTGGTATCATCCACTTTATTACTGCGCAATCAGACAATGAAATTGGCGACCAATTTTTATCTACCATGGGTGAAAATAATGCTCGCTCAAATAGCTTTATTGTTGACCATCAATTTAGTGAACTATATTTACAAGCATCTGGTAGGCTTTATGAAACAGATGGTGATTCTGGACTAGATCGTGCAGATCCAGCTGGATATTTTTCTTCACTACCTTGGCCTACACATATTACTTATAACTATGATGAGCAAGGTAACTTTATTAGAGAAAGCCCCAATCCATTCGCAGGAACCAATCAACAACTTGGTTATAATAATCAGAGTAAAGAATGGGCTTTAAGAGGTAAAGCTATTTGGCGACCTAAACAAACCGTCAAAAACGGCTTTACACAATTCACTTTAGGCATGTCGCTTTGGGATCAAAAGCAAGGGCTTGGTAACTATATTACTGGCTTTGAATATCAAACCCGGGCTTCAAGTTATAAAAAACACCATAGTGCACAATCATTTAATATAGATGCTGATTACAACATAAATTCAAACATTTCACTTATCAATAAACTTTGGTATCGACAAAATAAACAACTACCCGATACGGGTTTTCAATATAGTTACAGGTTTGTAGATTTAGTTAAAAGTTACCATAGCGTAAGTTCGCAAACAGGTTTTGAGCAACAACTTGAATGGCAAATTAACCCCAAGCAAAACCTATTATTTGGTTACAGACTACAAAGCTCAGATAAAATGGAGCAAGTTGTTTCTCTCGGTGCTTATCAAGATATAAACAACCAAGGTACTCATTCATCTTGGCTACAAGCATTAATGGGGAATAGCTTAAATCAATATGAATATGCGCAAGTCAATAAAGTAGATGAAAAAGCAATTTATATTCAATATCAAAACACACTTACAACCAATATTGATTACACATTAGGTTTAAGACATGGCATAAGTGATGAGCATGATTCAACAACAAACCCAAGAATTGCTTTAACTTATAATGCAGATGAGTATATCGAAAAAGCAGATTGGCGTATTAAATTTTTATATGGTGAAGCATTTAGAGAGCCTTCTATTTTTGAGCTAAATGATGAATTTAGAGGCAATCATGATTTACAGCCGGAAAAAATAAAAACCTATGAAATAGTCAGTCAATTGGCATCTAATTCAGATGATTTTGATGCCAGTTTAAAAGCATCCGTTTTCTTTAGCCAACAAACCGATATCATTACTTTAAAAATTGATAACTCAGATAGTGGTAGCGGATATATGAATCGAGATCATACTGATACATATGGTTTTTCTTTGGATAGCCAGTGGCGACCAAGTCATTCTTTATCACTATATTTAAATTATCAATATACCGATGGTAAACATGCTTGCCATAACAATCCTTTAGCACATATTGCAAAAAACAAGATCAATTGGGGCTTAAATTATTTAACTTTAAACGACAAATTAAATATCAATTTAAGGTTCAATCATGCTCTTGATAGGCAAGCACCTGAAATTAATAGCTACTTCACTAAAAATGTACCTAATTATCATGTAGCTAACTTATTAGTGAGTTATAAAAACTTTAATATTGGTGAATTAACACTGACACCTTCGATTGAAATTAAAAACTTATTCGATGAAAAATATCTTGGGGTTGGTAGGCAAGATGGCAGTAGTGATATATCCCGATATGACCCACTGAATAACGCGAACCCTCTAGGATTCATCCCACCTTATCATCCGCAACCAGGTCGCGTGATAGAAGCAAAAATAAGAGTGAAATTTTAG
- a CDS encoding YfiR family protein gives MNKWRLGTYAFVFAIFSFSLSATELPASLQVVLISKILSFEHSSSHKKQVSIFVLGSPKIYQAFNKLKIKNYGEISINQLEIGASLPKKSFNIIYVGDEKKIEAAVRYAEQNNALLVAPNTQWVKKGITVAIGTKDGRPHFYINLATSAASGLKWDQKILKVAEIY, from the coding sequence ATGAATAAGTGGCGTTTGGGCACTTATGCATTTGTGTTTGCTATTTTTTCTTTTTCGCTTAGTGCAACTGAGCTGCCAGCAAGCCTTCAAGTTGTTTTAATATCTAAAATCCTGTCTTTTGAACACTCTAGCAGCCATAAAAAACAAGTATCTATTTTTGTGCTCGGTTCGCCAAAGATATACCAAGCATTTAATAAACTCAAAATTAAAAATTATGGTGAAATTAGTATAAACCAATTAGAAATAGGCGCTAGTTTACCAAAAAAATCTTTTAATATAATTTATGTTGGCGATGAAAAAAAAATAGAAGCCGCTGTGAGGTATGCTGAACAGAATAATGCTTTATTAGTTGCACCAAATACCCAATGGGTCAAAAAAGGAATAACCGTCGCGATAGGCACAAAAGATGGTCGACCACATTTTTATATTAACTTAGCGACAAGTGCTGCTTCAGGGTTAAAGTGGGATCAGAAAATCTTAAAAGTCGCCGAAATATACTAA
- a CDS encoding hybrid sensor histidine kinase/response regulator: MIESKLSIKLLWYVTPLVIIPLLFLGGFTLSNVTQSTEKQADIIVSHFVQQQQQNIFNYIEVFHSATDLLSNSPVLSQFIETDSNKPSNNTVRIGDLLDVFASYTDAYPDILSIDLITLEEKSLAFYSSDLFAEPKKYPFTKFFKKNNLSRMQFMQQSENGTTSIYFVKPIFKSQFDLESPKLLAYLILHLDPSVINASILDAPYEHTLNLIINNEGKILFSSDFSKRGIFLTEYELTNIKLAAKGEHLIPLKISSIDQKSRMLYSYQMNDGSYYASSIPKDTLYESGKTISLITALIVLISVVLLPILIFIVVRTLLLTPLAQLGKASQRVGDGDLKVRLPIVSKDEMGALFHDFNHMVNQIRHYQGQLEDYKEHLEDKVHARTEALAKMNHQLEHAIDQAKQASELKSRFLANMSHEIRTPLTAIIGFTEQMLVKEVHHIKDNHLNTVLRNSKHLLELINNILDLSKIEAEKLEIEQQEFDLAQLIEDVNSVINVLANSKNLEFRIDYTFPLPKTIKSDITRLKQVLLNICTNGVKFTEQGYVSLAIEFIPNIQKLKFVITDSGIGMSKNELERIFKPFEQADSSTTRKFGGTGLGLCISKNLAHLLGGDVEVASEKGIGSRFSLSIATNNQNTDIKLLESTVDLNPIKIIKQPIESAHYDAKILVAEDNLDNQELIRLLLEHWGLNPEFANNGSEAVEMALTNDYDLILMDMQMPVMGGQEATQMLRHTAYDGPIIALTANVMKHDVETYIEAGCNEALAKPIDKKALEFTLEKYLSLQKISNQKWDDILANNEFTRLNETYKSKLPGLITDLESFHDAQQWEKLKDLSHNIKGSSGCFGFMAISDAASTLEMNLKQQEYDNVQHSFDKLIHSINQSA; the protein is encoded by the coding sequence ATGATTGAAAGCAAGTTGAGCATTAAGTTACTTTGGTATGTAACGCCACTTGTGATTATTCCTTTACTTTTTTTAGGTGGATTTACATTATCCAATGTAACGCAATCTACAGAAAAACAAGCTGATATAATTGTGAGTCACTTTGTTCAGCAACAACAGCAAAATATTTTCAATTACATTGAAGTATTTCACTCCGCAACAGATCTTTTATCTAATTCACCCGTTTTAAGCCAATTTATAGAAACAGACTCAAATAAACCTTCTAATAATACCGTTCGAATTGGCGATCTATTAGATGTTTTTGCCAGTTATACAGATGCATATCCTGATATATTAAGTATTGATTTAATCACCTTAGAAGAAAAAAGTTTAGCTTTTTATTCTAGTGACCTCTTTGCTGAACCAAAAAAATATCCATTTACTAAATTTTTTAAAAAAAATAACCTCTCTAGAATGCAGTTTATGCAGCAATCAGAAAATGGCACAACATCTATTTACTTTGTAAAACCCATTTTTAAATCACAGTTTGATTTAGAAAGCCCCAAACTATTAGCCTATTTAATATTGCATTTAGACCCATCAGTGATTAATGCGAGCATTTTAGATGCACCTTATGAGCATACACTTAACCTAATTATAAATAACGAAGGCAAAATATTATTTAGTTCTGATTTTTCAAAACGCGGTATATTTTTAACTGAATATGAATTAACAAATATTAAACTTGCTGCAAAAGGCGAGCACCTTATTCCCTTAAAAATAAGTAGCATAGATCAAAAGTCTCGTATGTTATATTCATATCAAATGAATGATGGCTCTTATTACGCGTCTTCGATCCCTAAAGATACTTTATATGAATCAGGTAAAACGATTAGTCTGATCACCGCATTAATCGTGCTTATTTCTGTCGTTTTATTGCCTATATTAATTTTTATCGTTGTCAGAACATTATTGTTAACCCCACTAGCTCAATTAGGTAAAGCCAGCCAAAGGGTCGGTGATGGCGATCTAAAAGTACGATTACCGATTGTTAGTAAAGATGAAATGGGCGCATTATTTCACGACTTTAATCACATGGTTAATCAGATCAGGCATTACCAAGGTCAATTAGAAGACTATAAGGAACATCTTGAAGATAAAGTTCATGCAAGAACTGAAGCACTAGCAAAAATGAATCATCAACTTGAACATGCTATAGATCAAGCAAAACAGGCAAGCGAGCTGAAAAGTCGATTTTTAGCAAATATGAGCCATGAGATCCGTACACCGCTTACCGCGATTATCGGTTTTACTGAGCAAATGCTTGTAAAAGAGGTTCACCATATTAAAGATAATCATTTAAATACAGTATTAAGAAATTCAAAGCACCTGCTAGAGTTGATAAATAACATTTTAGATCTTTCTAAAATTGAGGCCGAAAAATTAGAAATAGAACAACAAGAATTTGATTTAGCACAACTTATTGAAGATGTTAATTCTGTTATCAATGTTTTAGCTAACAGCAAAAACTTAGAATTTAGAATTGACTATACCTTCCCTTTACCTAAAACAATCAAAAGCGATATCACGCGACTTAAACAAGTTTTACTCAACATTTGTACTAATGGCGTAAAGTTTACCGAGCAAGGTTATGTAAGCCTTGCTATTGAATTTATTCCCAATATTCAAAAGCTCAAATTTGTAATTACCGATTCAGGTATCGGCATGTCTAAAAATGAGCTCGAAAGAATTTTTAAACCTTTTGAGCAAGCTGATTCAAGTACCACAAGAAAATTTGGTGGAACAGGTTTAGGTCTATGTATTTCTAAAAACTTGGCTCATTTATTAGGCGGGGATGTTGAAGTGGCCAGTGAAAAAGGGATAGGCAGTCGTTTTTCTCTCAGCATAGCAACAAATAACCAAAATACTGATATTAAACTATTAGAATCAACAGTAGATTTAAATCCGATTAAAATAATAAAACAACCAATTGAATCAGCACATTATGATGCAAAAATTCTAGTCGCAGAAGATAACTTAGATAATCAAGAATTAATAAGGTTATTGCTTGAACATTGGGGGTTAAATCCAGAGTTTGCCAACAATGGTTCTGAAGCCGTTGAAATGGCTTTAACTAATGATTACGACTTAATCCTAATGGATATGCAAATGCCCGTTATGGGAGGCCAAGAAGCCACTCAAATGCTAAGACATACGGCTTATGATGGTCCAATCATCGCTTTGACTGCAAATGTAATGAAACATGATGTAGAAACCTATATTGAAGCAGGTTGTAATGAAGCGCTAGCCAAACCAATTGATAAAAAAGCACTTGAATTTACACTTGAAAAATATCTGAGCTTACAAAAAATAAGTAATCAAAAGTGGGATGATATTTTAGCTAACAATGAATTTACAAGATTAAATGAGACTTATAAAAGCAAATTGCCAGGCCTTATAACTGATCTTGAATCATTCCACGACGCGCAACAGTGGGAAAAACTAAAAGACTTGTCACATAACATTAAAGGCAGCTCTGGTTGTTTTGGTTTTATGGCGATTAGCGATGCGGCTTCCACGTTAGAAATGAATTTAAAACAACAAGAGTATGATAATGTACAGCATAGTTTTGATAAGCTAATACATTCTATAAACCAAAGTGCATAA
- the rimI gene encoding ribosomal protein S18-alanine N-acetyltransferase, protein MTKIQALTEASVDSMMLIEQSCHTHPMTHKNMLSCFGGRYFSKGLYIADTLVGFYMAEMAGPDFTLMDICIAPQYQGKGYAKLLIANFIEEANNRSAESIFLEVRVSNLSAISLYEKCGFNEMGIRKDYYPADNGREDGKLMGLVLFSFI, encoded by the coding sequence ATGACAAAAATACAAGCACTAACAGAGGCTAGTGTTGATTCTATGATGTTAATAGAACAATCTTGCCATACTCACCCAATGACGCACAAAAACATGCTATCGTGCTTTGGCGGGCGCTATTTTAGTAAAGGCCTATATATCGCTGATACCTTAGTTGGTTTTTATATGGCTGAAATGGCAGGTCCTGATTTTACTTTAATGGATATTTGCATTGCACCTCAGTATCAAGGTAAAGGGTATGCTAAATTATTAATCGCAAACTTTATTGAAGAAGCGAATAATCGTAGTGCTGAAAGTATATTCTTAGAAGTGAGAGTCAGTAACCTCAGTGCAATTTCACTCTATGAAAAATGTGGCTTTAATGAGATGGGAATAAGAAAAGATTATTATCCTGCAGATAATGGACGTGAAGATGGTAAATTAATGGGCTTAGTGCTGTTCTCTTTTATTTAA
- the guaA gene encoding glutamine-hydrolyzing GMP synthase, whose protein sequence is MSKNIHDSRILILDFGSQYTQLIARKIREIGVYCELWAWDVTEEQIKEFNPQGIILSGGPESTTLEGSPRAPEYVFNAGVPVLGVCYGMQTMAKQLGGKVESSDKKEFGYAQVENIAHSNLMENIEDHLSDNGNGLLDVWMSHGDKVIEIPSDFTTIAQTDTCPHAIMANDEKRFYGIQFHPEVTHTKQGLRILERFAIDICGCEKLWTPAKIIEDAVARMKEQVGDDEVILGLSGGVDSSVVAMLLNRAIGDKLTCVFVDNGLLRLNEGQQVMEMFGDHFGLNIIKVDAEAQFLKDLEGLSDPELKRKAIGHTFIDIFDAESKKLKNAKWLAQGTIYPDVIESAASATGKAHVIKSHHNVGGLPDDMEMGLVEPLRELFKDEVRKIGLELGLPYDMLYRHPFPGPGLGVRVLGEIKKEYCDLLRRADAIFIEELHKAELYHKVSQAFTVFLPVKSVGVMGDARKYDWVVSLRCVETIDFMTARWSHLPYDFLGLVSNRIINEIDGISRVVYDISGKPPATIEWE, encoded by the coding sequence ATGAGCAAAAACATACACGATTCACGTATCCTAATTTTAGATTTCGGTTCTCAATACACACAATTAATTGCACGAAAAATACGTGAAATTGGTGTTTACTGTGAACTTTGGGCATGGGATGTTACTGAAGAACAAATTAAAGAATTTAATCCTCAAGGTATCATATTATCTGGTGGTCCTGAGTCGACTACATTAGAAGGTAGTCCACGTGCACCTGAATATGTATTTAATGCAGGTGTGCCAGTATTGGGTGTATGTTACGGCATGCAAACAATGGCAAAACAACTTGGCGGTAAAGTTGAAAGCTCAGATAAAAAAGAGTTTGGTTACGCACAAGTAGAAAACATTGCACATTCTAATCTAATGGAAAATATTGAAGATCATTTATCAGACAATGGTAATGGTTTATTAGATGTGTGGATGAGCCACGGCGATAAAGTAATTGAAATTCCAAGTGACTTTACAACAATTGCACAAACAGATACTTGTCCTCATGCAATTATGGCTAATGATGAAAAACGTTTCTACGGCATTCAATTCCACCCAGAAGTAACACATACAAAACAAGGCTTACGTATTTTAGAACGTTTTGCGATTGATATTTGTGGCTGTGAAAAATTATGGACGCCAGCAAAAATTATTGAAGACGCTGTTGCGCGTATGAAAGAGCAAGTTGGCGATGATGAAGTAATTCTTGGTTTATCGGGTGGTGTTGATTCATCAGTTGTTGCTATGTTATTAAATCGTGCTATTGGCGATAAACTAACATGTGTATTTGTTGATAACGGTCTGCTTCGTTTAAACGAAGGTCAGCAAGTGATGGAAATGTTTGGTGATCACTTTGGTTTAAATATTATAAAAGTGGATGCTGAAGCGCAGTTCTTAAAAGATCTTGAAGGCTTATCAGATCCAGAACTTAAGCGTAAAGCCATTGGCCATACATTTATTGATATTTTTGATGCTGAATCTAAAAAGCTTAAAAATGCAAAATGGTTAGCACAAGGTACTATTTACCCTGACGTTATCGAATCAGCTGCATCAGCCACTGGTAAAGCACATGTAATTAAATCACATCATAACGTAGGTGGCTTACCTGACGATATGGAAATGGGTTTAGTTGAGCCTTTACGTGAATTATTTAAAGATGAAGTACGTAAAATTGGTTTAGAGCTAGGTTTACCATATGACATGCTTTACCGTCATCCTTTCCCTGGACCAGGTTTAGGTGTACGTGTTCTTGGCGAGATCAAAAAAGAATATTGTGACTTATTACGTCGTGCAGATGCAATCTTCATTGAAGAATTACATAAAGCTGAATTATACCATAAAGTAAGCCAAGCATTTACCGTATTTTTGCCAGTTAAATCTGTTGGCGTTATGGGCGATGCACGTAAATATGATTGGGTTGTATCATTACGTTGTGTTGAAACAATTGATTTTATGACAGCGCGTTGGTCACATTTGCCATATGATTTCTTAGGTTTAGTTTCAAATAGAATCATAAATGAAATTGATGGTATTTCTCGCGTTGTTTATGATATTTCAGGAAAACCACCTGCAACAATAGAGTGGGAATAA
- the guaB gene encoding IMP dehydrogenase — protein sequence MLRIAKEALTFDDVLLVPGHSTVLPHTANLNTRLTRGIELNLPLVSASMDTVTEARLAIAMAQEGGLGFIHKNMTIEEQANNVRKVKNYEAGIVSEPVTVTAELTIKDALILSEDKGFSGFPVTDANNTLMGIVTSRDMRFETKLEQPVSTVMTKQDKLVTVKEGAKREEILSLMHEHRIEKILVVDDAFKLKGMITVKDYQKAQEKPNACKDEFGRLRVGAAVGVGAGTDERIHALVEAGLDVLLIDTSHGHSQGVIDRVAQARKDFPDLQIVAGNVATAEGAIALADAGVDAVKVGIGPGSICTTRIVTGCGVPQITAISDAVEGLKGRGIPVIADGGIRFSGDIAKALVAGASCVMVGSMLAGTEEAPGEVELYQGRYYKSYRGMGSLGAMNQKEGSSDRYFQDSKEAEKLVPEGIEGRVAYKGPIANIIHQQVGGIRSSMGLTGCATITEMNSKPMFVRVTSAGMGESHVHDVQITKEAPNYRQ from the coding sequence ATGCTACGAATAGCTAAAGAAGCTTTAACCTTTGATGACGTACTTTTAGTACCTGGTCATTCTACTGTATTACCTCATACTGCCAATCTAAATACGCGCTTAACGCGTGGTATTGAACTTAATTTACCTTTAGTATCTGCTTCAATGGATACAGTGACAGAAGCGCGTCTTGCGATCGCTATGGCACAAGAGGGCGGTTTAGGTTTTATTCATAAAAATATGACGATTGAAGAACAAGCTAACAATGTTCGTAAAGTAAAAAATTACGAAGCAGGGATTGTTTCTGAACCTGTTACTGTTACTGCAGAGTTAACAATTAAAGATGCATTAATCTTATCTGAAGATAAAGGTTTTTCTGGTTTTCCAGTAACTGATGCTAACAATACTTTAATGGGCATAGTGACAAGCCGTGATATGCGTTTTGAAACTAAATTAGAGCAACCAGTTTCAACTGTTATGACTAAGCAAGATAAATTAGTGACAGTGAAAGAGGGCGCCAAACGTGAAGAAATTTTAAGCTTAATGCATGAACACAGAATTGAAAAAATTCTTGTCGTTGATGATGCATTTAAACTTAAAGGCATGATCACAGTAAAAGATTACCAAAAAGCACAAGAGAAGCCGAATGCATGTAAAGACGAATTTGGTCGTTTACGTGTTGGTGCTGCTGTAGGTGTTGGTGCTGGTACTGATGAACGCATTCATGCACTAGTTGAAGCCGGCCTTGATGTATTACTAATCGATACTTCTCATGGTCACTCTCAAGGTGTTATTGACCGTGTTGCCCAAGCACGTAAAGATTTCCCAGATTTACAAATAGTTGCTGGTAATGTTGCAACAGCTGAAGGTGCTATTGCACTTGCAGATGCGGGTGTAGATGCTGTTAAAGTTGGTATCGGCCCAGGCTCTATCTGTACTACACGTATCGTTACAGGTTGTGGTGTACCGCAAATTACTGCAATTTCAGATGCTGTTGAAGGCTTAAAAGGTCGCGGTATTCCAGTGATTGCTGATGGTGGTATTCGTTTCTCAGGCGATATCGCTAAAGCACTTGTTGCTGGTGCATCATGTGTAATGGTAGGTTCTATGCTTGCTGGTACTGAAGAAGCGCCAGGTGAAGTTGAGCTATACCAAGGTCGTTACTACAAATCATACCGTGGTATGGGTAGTTTAGGTGCGATGAACCAAAAAGAAGGTTCATCAGATCGTTACTTCCAAGACTCTAAAGAAGCTGAAAAGCTCGTTCCTGAAGGTATTGAAGGTCGTGTTGCATATAAAGGGCCTATTGCTAATATTATACATCAGCAAGTTGGTGGTATCCGTAGCTCTATGGGCTTAACGGGTTGTGCAACTATCACAGAAATGAACAGTAAACCTATGTTTGTACGTGTTACTTCTGCTGGTATGGGTGAGTCGCACGTTCATGACGTGCAAATCACTAAAGAAGCGCCAAACTACCGTCAATAG
- the xseA gene encoding exodeoxyribonuclease VII large subunit yields MFGSEKMQSKQLVYTVSKLNKEIRFLLERNFASLTLNGEISNFVAPASGHWYFTLKDDNAQIRAAMWRGNNRASSFRPKNGEQVTVCARISLYEPRGDYQLIVEQIEPAGQGLLKQEFEALQQKLAAEGLFNAMDKQALPSAINKVGVITSATGAAFKDILTVLKRRAPQLEVILYPAQVQGAQVHQQLIEKINLANQRDEVDVIILGRGGGSLEDLWSFNHEQLAYAIFNSDIPIVSAVGHEIDTTISDFVADVRAATPSAAAELVSPDSSYIHNQINEFKSRLQRAFTLYLTQQQHKQNDLYQNLKLHHPEHKLQQQSQKLDELSMRLQRAIERKINNNQHQLNYLKPKLQRYNPQDSINQANMNLAYLKNKLENAISAKLQTCQNKLAISASKLDSTSPLTVLARGYSITSNQGKVINSVKSTSLEDELVTQLADGKVISKVIEIS; encoded by the coding sequence ATGTTTGGCTCAGAAAAAATGCAAAGTAAACAACTAGTTTACACAGTCTCAAAATTAAACAAAGAAATTCGCTTTTTATTAGAGCGTAACTTTGCTTCACTCACTTTGAACGGAGAAATTTCTAATTTTGTTGCGCCTGCATCAGGACATTGGTATTTCACTTTAAAAGACGATAACGCACAAATTCGTGCTGCTATGTGGCGAGGCAATAATCGCGCATCAAGTTTTAGACCTAAAAATGGTGAGCAAGTCACCGTATGTGCACGTATTTCCTTATATGAGCCACGGGGTGATTATCAGCTTATCGTTGAGCAAATTGAACCCGCTGGACAAGGTTTATTAAAACAAGAGTTTGAAGCGTTACAACAAAAATTAGCCGCTGAAGGTTTATTCAATGCCATGGATAAACAAGCTTTGCCAAGTGCTATAAATAAAGTGGGTGTGATCACCTCTGCAACGGGTGCTGCTTTTAAAGATATTTTAACTGTATTAAAGCGACGCGCTCCGCAACTTGAAGTTATTTTATATCCAGCCCAAGTGCAAGGTGCACAAGTCCACCAGCAATTGATAGAAAAAATTAATCTAGCCAATCAAAGAGATGAAGTTGATGTCATTATTTTAGGTCGCGGTGGTGGCTCATTAGAAGATTTATGGTCTTTTAATCATGAACAACTTGCTTATGCTATTTTTAATTCTGATATTCCGATTGTAAGTGCTGTAGGCCATGAGATAGATACGACCATCAGTGATTTTGTTGCAGATGTACGTGCAGCAACACCTTCAGCAGCAGCAGAGTTAGTAAGTCCTGATTCAAGCTATATACATAATCAAATAAATGAATTTAAAAGCCGATTACAACGTGCGTTTACTTTATATTTAACACAGCAACAACATAAACAAAACGATTTATACCAAAATTTAAAGTTACATCACCCAGAACATAAATTACAGCAGCAAAGTCAAAAACTAGATGAGCTATCAATGAGGCTTCAACGTGCCATTGAAAGAAAGATCAATAATAATCAGCATCAGTTAAACTATTTAAAACCAAAGTTACAAAGATACAACCCACAAGATAGTATAAATCAAGCAAATATGAACTTGGCTTATTTAAAAAATAAGTTAGAAAATGCGATTTCGGCTAAATTACAGACTTGTCAAAATAAACTGGCTATATCGGCTTCAAAATTAGATAGCACAAGCCCGCTAACAGTACTTGCACGAGGATACTCAATTACCAGTAATCAAGGGAAAGTGATCAATTCAGTTAAATCAACTAGCCTTGAAGATGAATTAGTAACTCAACTAGCTGATGGTAAAGTGATAAGTAAAGTAATAGAAATCAGTTAA